From Demequina lutea, a single genomic window includes:
- a CDS encoding LacI family DNA-binding transcriptional regulator → MVGVVNIADVARHAGVSRSTVSYVLSGKRPISEATRERVRQSIEALAFRRDPAALALTTRRTWTVGLAATLTPNAPKVDIVALDDFVMSIAFALRSEGYDMLLLAQQATEQIQRLQRGLLVDALIVMDVLWDEGRLPLLARAPYPVVLMGEPGADHDLSIADLDYQGAGRLAVEHLHALGHRRIAVVSGPQGLNSVERVERGAAEVPDIELTILKVWDAAPLSRRQMQLVMDSTAVVLHDQTQLPTLLHALHQRTIAMPRDMSVIAIATETALPEPITTVVVPVDEIAAAAVHVAIDAIDGAGSQRVLLAPRLIDRGTTSERQV, encoded by the coding sequence ATGGTCGGCGTGGTCAATATCGCCGATGTTGCGCGGCACGCCGGGGTGAGTAGGAGCACTGTCTCGTACGTGCTTTCGGGTAAAAGGCCGATTTCGGAGGCGACTCGCGAGCGGGTGCGGCAGAGCATCGAAGCGCTCGCTTTCCGGCGCGATCCGGCGGCTCTCGCCCTGACGACGCGGCGCACGTGGACGGTCGGCCTCGCTGCGACGCTGACCCCCAACGCCCCCAAGGTCGACATCGTCGCTCTCGACGACTTTGTGATGTCGATCGCGTTCGCCCTGCGCTCCGAGGGGTACGACATGCTGCTTCTCGCGCAGCAGGCGACGGAGCAGATCCAGCGGTTGCAGCGAGGACTCCTCGTCGACGCGCTTATCGTGATGGACGTGCTCTGGGACGAAGGACGGCTGCCGCTTCTGGCCCGGGCTCCCTACCCGGTCGTGCTGATGGGAGAACCCGGCGCCGACCACGATCTCTCGATCGCCGACCTCGACTACCAGGGCGCCGGGCGTCTGGCCGTGGAACATCTCCACGCGCTCGGGCACCGAAGAATCGCCGTGGTTTCCGGTCCGCAAGGCCTTAACTCCGTGGAGCGAGTCGAACGAGGAGCCGCCGAGGTGCCGGATATCGAGCTAACCATCTTGAAGGTTTGGGACGCCGCCCCGCTCAGCCGACGTCAGATGCAGCTGGTCATGGACTCCACCGCGGTTGTGCTCCACGATCAGACGCAATTGCCGACTCTGCTGCACGCGCTCCATCAACGCACAATCGCTATGCCTCGCGACATGTCGGTGATCGCTATCGCCACCGAGACGGCACTGCCGGAACCCATCACCACCGTCGTGGTGCCCGTGGACGAGATCGCCGCTGCGGCCGTCCACGTCGCGATTGACGCGATCGATGGCGCGGGCTCCCAACGCGTTTTGCTGGCTCCCCGCCTGATAGACAGAGGGACCACCTCTGAGCGTCAGGTGTGA
- a CDS encoding sugar ABC transporter substrate-binding protein → MTQRRVMAAGAVALAAALAVSACSATASNSSATASNSTAKLSLSVEDYHTNEPLKSAMEGVYETCAASIGVSVNYSHVPGNNLIAKVLQQASSKTMPDVLMLDNPDVARIAATGGLTPLSDYGISTEGVTPSVIEAGTYEGKLYGLAPTVNTLGIFYNKDMFAEAGISSPPTTWDELRADAKKLTTADHAGFALGAYPDEGDAWSFLPFMWSNGGDETDLTGAATVQALQFLVDLLGDKSMPVSVVNWQQGDVATQFANGKVAMMINGPWNIAGFEASKLNWGTASVPTRVAGQTVQSPLGGEAYTVPNTGDSAKMNAAGKLVACINTSENELTISKLTGNIPSITTAAQTVGSEDANVEPFVGLVATARARTAKLGVEWPAAAKAIYTAEGLAFTGKASASDALAQALKQ, encoded by the coding sequence ATGACACAACGACGTGTAATGGCAGCTGGGGCGGTGGCACTCGCCGCCGCACTCGCCGTCTCGGCATGCTCGGCGACAGCCTCGAATAGTTCGGCGACAGCCTCGAACAGCACAGCCAAGTTAAGTCTGTCGGTCGAGGACTACCACACGAACGAGCCACTGAAGTCCGCGATGGAGGGAGTTTACGAGACTTGTGCCGCATCGATCGGCGTATCGGTCAACTACAGCCATGTGCCTGGTAACAACCTCATTGCGAAGGTCCTTCAGCAGGCCTCATCGAAGACAATGCCCGACGTGCTTATGCTCGACAACCCTGATGTGGCACGGATCGCAGCGACCGGCGGCCTGACGCCGCTCTCGGACTACGGAATCTCGACGGAGGGCGTCACACCCTCCGTCATCGAGGCCGGCACATACGAGGGCAAGCTCTACGGCCTCGCCCCGACGGTCAATACGCTGGGCATTTTCTACAACAAGGACATGTTCGCCGAAGCCGGGATCTCGTCTCCCCCCACGACCTGGGACGAGCTTCGGGCGGATGCCAAGAAGCTCACTACAGCAGATCACGCAGGGTTCGCCCTCGGCGCGTACCCGGACGAAGGTGACGCGTGGTCTTTCCTGCCCTTCATGTGGTCCAACGGTGGCGATGAGACGGATCTCACCGGGGCGGCGACCGTCCAAGCCTTGCAGTTCTTAGTAGACCTGCTCGGCGACAAATCCATGCCAGTTAGCGTCGTCAACTGGCAGCAGGGCGATGTTGCAACGCAGTTCGCCAACGGCAAGGTGGCCATGATGATAAACGGCCCTTGGAACATCGCTGGTTTTGAGGCGAGCAAACTCAACTGGGGCACCGCATCAGTGCCGACCCGAGTGGCGGGCCAGACCGTCCAGTCGCCACTTGGCGGCGAGGCCTACACCGTCCCGAATACCGGCGACTCGGCCAAGATGAACGCGGCTGGCAAACTCGTCGCATGCATCAACACCTCGGAAAATGAGTTGACGATCTCGAAGTTGACCGGCAACATCCCTTCCATCACCACCGCCGCGCAGACGGTTGGTTCTGAGGACGCTAATGTCGAGCCCTTCGTGGGGCTTGTCGCGACCGCTCGTGCTCGAACCGCGAAGC